The following proteins are encoded in a genomic region of Coffea eugenioides isolate CCC68of chromosome 6, Ceug_1.0, whole genome shotgun sequence:
- the LOC113775653 gene encoding uncharacterized protein LOC113775653: MHLWPSMRLRDSFKIAYLKKLELNLHRMNLEKKQQQQQQHSPSGTSSSNNANDDHRQKLLDDNSEDHPTKGEKLIAICRELLLIFSCCYCCFCCGACVEDEEC; the protein is encoded by the exons atgCATCTATGGCCATCGATGAGATTGAGGGACTCTTTCAAGATTGCATACTTGAAGAAACTCGAGCTCAATCTCCACCGTATGAATTTAGAGAAaaaacagcagcagcagcagcaacattCCCCGTCCGGCACCAGCAGTAGTAATAATGCTAATGATGATCATCGGCAGAAGTTATTAGATGATAATAGTGAAGACCATCCTACAAAGGGCGAAAAATTGATTGCAATCTGCAGAGAATTGTTGTTGATCTTCTCTTGCTGCTATTGTTGCTTCTGCTGTGGAG CTTGTGTTGAGGATGAAGAATGCTGA
- the LOC113773649 gene encoding putative F-box/kelch-repeat protein At4g22430, protein MDSGRECGTGLASKSGLPYIPESVVVELLIRLPMKCVFRCKCVCKQWRSLIDAPSFGHAFSRIASPFTAAQPKLWTLLYKCIHGEEIRHEHGFFRNLFSNDVGVACLTKSDLPPSAQAHGTDVYGILDHIIAMDGNGLLLCGSNSGWDLGRYYILNPITKQYVGIPPSKRPFAHCRVGFISQVKDSVVTSYKVIRLEDGGGRTSILKLDIFSSETGEWRDIEIPFQQVLQLFPLWKMPVVLKEILHFMDRKLGILAYDPYKGPHSYRIIQLPGDIDREWSKSVGTKGILFDVHHGRLRFFVGSNAYNDGYRISMWTLSDYEEGLWLLEHRINLREAACDSSYLRSSRLVPIAFHPYDSDTVYLGYEGSFLSYDYQSQQLLELDDNVTLPTDNVTLRKEIQWCFVYRFMLPLWPVSIQASTIKVQENEV, encoded by the coding sequence ATGGATAGTGGTAGAGAATGTGGCACTGGATTAGCTTCGAAGTCAGGGTTACCTTATATTCCAGAATCGGTGGTGGTTGAATTGCTTATCCGTTTGCCAATGAAGTGTGTCTTTAGATGCAAGTGCGTCTGCAAACAATGGCGCTCCCTGATTGACGCTCCTTCCTTTGGACATGCTTTTTCAAGAATTGCATCACCATTTACGGCTGCACAACCAAAACTCTGGACGCTTCTTTATAAATGTATACATGGGGAAGAAATTCGTCATGAGCACGGGTTTTTCAGGaatttattttcaaatgatgTCGGTGTAGCCTGTCTTACCAAGTCTGATCTTCCTCCTTCCGCACAGGCTCATGGAACTGATGTATACGGAATACTTGATCACATTATTGCCATGGACGGTAACGGGCTATTGTTATGTGGCTCAAACTCCGGGTGGGATTTAGGTCGCTATTATATTCTGAATCCCATCACTAAGCAGTATGTTGGAATTCCACCATCAAAGCGTCCCTTTGCTCATTGCCGTGTAGGGTTCATCAGCCAGGTGAAAGATAGTGTTGTCACTAGTTACAAAGTAATACGACTTGAAGATGGTGGGGGAAGAACCAGCATCCTCAAGCTTGATATATTCTCTTCTGAAACTGGTGAATGGAGGGATATTGAAATTCCTTTTCAGCAAGTACTTCAACTTTTCCCTCTCTGGAAGATGCCTGTTGTTTTAAAAGAaatattgcattttatggatagGAAACTTGGAATTTTAGCTTATGATCCTTATAAAGGTCCTCATTCTTATCGGATTATACAACTTCCGGGGGACATAGACAGAGAATGGAGCAAAAGCGTTGGTACAAAAGGTATACTCTTTGATGTCCATCATGGGCGTTTGAGATTTTTTGTAGGCTCTAATGCTTATAATGATGGATATAGGATAAGTATGTGGACGCTCAGTGACTATGAGGAAGGGCTTTGGTTATTGGAGCACCGTATCAACCTAAGGGAAGCTGCATGTGATAGTTCTTATCTTCGTTCATCACGTTTGGTGCCAATAGCTTTTCACCCATATGATTCTGATACTGTGTATCTTGGGTATGAAGGAAGCTTTCTCTCCTATGATTATCAAAGTCAACAATTGCTAGAGCTGGATGATAATGTCACTTTACCAACGGATAATGTAACTTTGAGAAAGGAAATCCAATGGTGTTTTGTCTACCGCTTCATGCTTCCCCTGTGGCCAGTCTCAATTCAGGCATCTACCATCAAGGTCCAGGAAAATGAGGTATGA
- the LOC113775064 gene encoding tetratricopeptide repeat protein 1 yields MVVIEPVESNSIGEKVENTNEKVLPKTKPPVVKRDESTTTSSLAASSSSSSAARIVEESTSHGNTAVGDASDGFETASEADLNDDEDDLVGEEQRTEEAEKEEAKEGNREEGLVGSKERDNANDQHQEQQVDLNQEQIIEKALAEANDAKLEGNTLFKDGQYEEALSKYDIALQAVSSIPESVELRSVCHANRAACYSKMKKFEDTIKECTKALELNASYIKVLLRRAEAHEMLEHFEEAIADITKVLEVDPSHDQARRQIVRLKPLADEKREKMKEEMIGKLKEMGNSLLGRFGMSVDNFKAVKDPNTGSYSVSFQR; encoded by the exons ATGGTGGTGATTGAACCAGTAGAATCGAATTCAATTGGGGAAAAAGTGGAAAATACGAATGAAAAAGTTCTTCCTAAGACAAAGCCGCCGGTAGTAAAAAGAGACGAATCGACGACGACGTCGTCGCTGGCGGCTTCTTCATCGTCATCATCGGCGGCGAGGATCGTGGAAGAGTCAACATCGCATGGTAATACTGCAGTTGGAGACGCCTCCGATGGGTTCGAAACTGCCAGCGAAGCTGACCTCAACGACGACGAAGACGATCTCGTGGGGGAGGAACAGCGAACGGAAGAAGCTGAAAAGGAAGAAGCTAAAGAGGGAAACAGGGAGGAGGGTCTAGTAGGCTCCAAGGAGAGGGACAATGCTAATGATCAGCATCAGGAGCAGCAAGTGGATTTGAATCAGGAGCAGATTATTGAG AAAGCATTAGCAGAAGCAAATGATGCAAAACTTGAAGGCAATACATTGTTTAAGGATGGTCAGTATGAAGAGGCATTGTCTAAGTATGATATTGCTTTACAAGCTGTGTCTAGTATACCAGAATCTGTTGAACTACGCTCAGTATGCCATGCAAATCGTGCTGCGTGTTATTCCAAAATG aaaAAATTTGAGGATACAATTAAAGAATGCACAAAAGCATTGGAGCTAAACGCTAGCTACATAAAAGTTTTGCTTAGAAGAGCAGAGGCACATGAAATGTTGGAACATTTCGAAGAAGCCATTGCAG ATATAACAAAAGTTTTGGAAGTTGACCCATCACATGACCAAGCTAGAAGACAGATTGTTCGCTTAAAGCCATTGGCAGATGAAAAGCGCGAAAAGATGAAGGAAGAAATGATTG GGAAGCTGAAGGAAATGGGAAATTCCCTTTTGGGTCGATTTGGAATGAGTGTTGACAATTTCAAAGCTGTCAAAGATCCAAACACTGGTTCATATTCTGTTTCATTTCAGCGCTAG